From the genome of Monomorium pharaonis isolate MP-MQ-018 chromosome 2, ASM1337386v2, whole genome shotgun sequence, one region includes:
- the LOC105834582 gene encoding LOW QUALITY PROTEIN: fatty acid synthase (The sequence of the model RefSeq protein was modified relative to this genomic sequence to represent the inferred CDS: inserted 1 base in 1 codon; substituted 2 bases at 2 genomic stop codons): MDDKEVFGSRKSIDSGEEIVISGIAGKFPNSNNIQQLRENLFNKIDLVGMDHGRWKIEHPDLPSRMGTINNVEKFDADFLDXSFEQAHTFSPEARMLLEHSYEAIIDAGINPKQLRGKNTAVIIGISFVEMQEKFLYNNIQVGDLKVVGCSKSTTATALSHYLDVKGPSYTIDTACSSSLYAMAVGYDFIMSGKCEDAIIGCANICFHPVLNLQFSRLGVLSSDGYCRPFDIAADGYSRSDTIAVAYLQKAKNAKRIYAICPYIKLNSDGYKKEGITYPSSLMQSTLLTEFYNECKIPISCLDYIEAHGTATKVGDLQEVKALHDVFCKNRKTPLMIGSVKSNLGHAEPASGFTQIVKALLAFETGFVPPNINYTSPRNDIDALINGTICVVKEPMPLKNGFIGINSFGFGGANAHMLLKWNSKQKINNXATNDDLPRLVILSGRTEESVKIFLNDVVSHSTDIEYIRLLHDIFTDVIDGHPWRGFIILNNMIQDNSIKEIQNCESIKRPVWFIFSAFSEHTQWPGMGQDLLKFHVFANTIKKCDIVLKPYGINVTDILLETDGKVCENALYAFIGIVAVQIGLVDLLTSLGINPDYMISHSAGELGCAYADKCLTIEQTILSAYFIGLACVEGKVIRSSMALISLDYKSLENMCSTDIEIICRNSENSNIVCGHTESIKKFIKRLQLNNIHVKELYCDVPYHSSYLATVKTQLLLNLNNVIPQPKKRSSKWISSSIPRTEWFTSASNLSSADYHARSILNTVLFEQIMPLIPSNAVTIEIGPDCILQHILKESLHPKVTNIVLKQRTKQDIELFLQGIGKLYNCGLQPQVANLYPPVKFPVSRGTPMISPSIRWDHSKDWFITRYESYQYCKSRERHVEILLSDEGYDYMSGHIIDGKNLLPATGYLALVWETVGMIKKQIYTTIPIIFEDVNFIRATHLSSNEATKLTIAIQKDGKFEITEGNSIVVTGRINISNADQEITSTNILPENKEEEYMTARDIYKELKLRGYQYSGWFRGLHSASISGNKGHVVWKGNWVTFMDNMLQMHIIGYDTRNLYVPTSIRKLVIDPTLHANKLHYERNNVAVATQTNKHVLLPIHIYREIDTIISGGVEIQGLKATQISRRKLNQDAVIEQYRFIAHQDHVEIPLNEAIRISAQLALEDHQITKVKAIELVENADDVTLEFLSSSLLIQAFEDMPLIQTNITLLTSPNRFSSADLSQNILIADMNKPTVNDKVLIAAGFNLLSKQQTSLERLLSFLKEGGYLLTREKCDICDYSKYQQQYELNVILKKRTDKEIIVLLKKKVYVKNRIVVHINNNNFNWLNDLKPFVSGENKLEEDSRIIVVGEGDSECGLLGFVNCLRKEPGGERVRGVFIQDTEASKFSLQDPFYLEQLKKDMTVNVLRTNKIWGSYRHLRLPRREVEPVPTAHVSQTICGHLSTFCWTESDVSVRYRREDLVHVVYSSLNFKDVMLTTGKLINNMALSRGRLFECNPIGLEYVGFDATGQRVLGVNYTNCIANVVVKSKDLCWKVPDAWTFEEAATVPCVYSTVYLALYIYGKIRKGDKILIHSGTGGIGQAAIHVALKEGCEVFTTVGTSNKRNFIKKVFPTILDKHIGNSRDTSFEQMIMQQTNGRGVDIVLNSLAEEKLIASVRCLAQNGRFLEIGKFDLVSNNLLCTFDFQKGISFHGILLDNIVIDDHKYKSVLYKIINDDLKNGTIKPIQVKVFPKTDIEEAFRYMASGKHIGKIIINIREKNKLLNEPIIAYRRYYCLKNKSYIILGGLGGFGLELTDWLIFRGARNIVLVSRNGIKNGYQRMKIRLWESYGVNVLIIKNIDVADPEGCEYLLRTVESKAPVDAIFNLGVVLKDNVLKNQTAETFAESFQSKARATQNLDKLSRKFCPKLKHFVVFSSVSCGRGNAGXTNYGMANSVMERVCEKRAEEGLPGLAIQWGAVGDVGLVADMQEDDKEVIIGGTLQQKISYCLDELDKFLLQSHPVVSSMIVAEKKLGSIGHGSPTEAVAGILDIKDMKVVSQHTSLAELGMDSMMNVEVKQTLEREFDILLTSQEISNLTFAKLNNMSKIDVSDNNAQNKKDLDEESNVIKLLVGIVKDEDYISKICFELSTKKKNTTTEVFLVPGIDGCGTVFNHLTANIKFSATSLHYSINNIDATDVILETTNRLTNHILPKLKGGKDFVMVGYSFGSIIAIELTRKLEAMKFKGRLVLIDGTPAQMKMMYKNFTSNSNDTDLQFVILTNIMEIYSPGSSKKIVMELEKCNTWKERYDIFARSFLVMNTLLSPANLKTLCITVYKHSSAIRHYDPSTLPPIKSPIILLKPTQPLHISMADEDYGLHKVTQNMIQVHYVDGNHVTILRNEEVSAAINGEPPFII, translated from the exons atggatGATAAAGAAGTATTTGGCTCGCGGAAAAGTATTGATTCAGGCGAGGAGATTGTTATTTCTGGAATTGCTGGCAAATTtccaaattcaaataatatacaacagttacgagaaaatttatttaataaaatcgatCTTGTTGGAATGGATCATGGCCGATGGAAAATAg AGCATCCGGACTTACCAAGCCGTATGGgaacaattaataatgtagaaaaatttgatgCGGACTTTTTGG TATCTTTCGAGCAAGCACATACATTTTCACCTGAGGCGAGAATGTTATTAGAACATTCTTACGAAGCAATTATTGATGCAGGGATTAACCCAAAACAACTGCGAGGAAAAAATACTGCCGTAATAATAGGGATATCTTTTGTTGAAATGcaagagaaatttttatataataatattcag GTAGGTGATTTGAAAGTTGTTGGATGTAGTAAATCTACAACAGCAACCGCGCTTTCACACTATTTGGATGTGAAAGGACCATCATATACAATCGATACGGCATGCAGTTCGAGTCTTTATGCCATGGCCGTTGGTTATGATTTCATCATGTCGGGTAAATGCGAGGATGCCATAATTGGATGTGCAAATATATGTTTTCATCCCGTTTTAAACCTTCAATTTTCACGTCTAg GTGTTTTGTCATCCGATGGTTACTGCAGGCCTTTTGACATCGCAGCAGATGGATATTCGCGTAGCGATACGATAGCAGTGGCATACTTACAGAAAGCAAAGAATGCAAAACGGATTTATGCCATATGTccgtatattaaattaaatagcgATGGCTATAAAAAAGAAGGAATAACGTATCCATCGTCGCTTATGCAAAGTACTTTACTAACAGAATTTTACAATGAGTGTAAAATACCGATATCTTGCTTGGATTACATTGAAGCACATGGTACCGCAACCAAAGTTGGCGATCTTCAGGAAGTCAAAGCTCTTCATGATGTTTTTTGTAAGAACAGAAAAACGCCATTAATGATTGGTTCCGTCAAATCTAACCTTGGTCATGCTGAACCTGCAAGTGGTTTTACTCAGATAGTTAAG gctCTATTAGCATTCGAAACTGGTTTTGTACCGCCAAACATCAATTACACATCACCACGGAACGATATAGATGCTTTAATAAATGGAACTATTTGCGTAGTCAAAGAACCAATGCCACTTAAAAATGGTTTTATAGGTATCAATTCTTTCGGTTTTGGGGGAGCTAACGCTCATATGTTGTTAAAATGGAATAgcaaacagaaaattaataattgagcAACAAATGATGATTTACCTAGACTTGTAATACTATCTGGTCGCACTGAAGAATcagtgaaaatatttttaaacgac gtCGTTAGTCATTCAACAGACATAGAATATATTCGATTACTACACGACATCTTTACTGACGTTATAGATGGTCATCCATGGAGaggatttattatacttaataacATGATACAAGataattcaataaaagaaattcaaaattgtgAAAGCATAAAAAGACCTGTTTGGTTTATATTTTCTGC ATTTTCTGAACACACGCAATGGCCAGGAATgg gtCAAGACTTATTAAAATTCCATGTAtttgcaaatacaataaaaaagtgcGATATAGTTTTAAAACCGTATGGTATAAATGTCACAGACATTTTGTTAGAAACAGATGGAAAAGTATGCGAAAACGCGTTGTACGCGTTTATTGGCATCGTTGCTGttcaa ATTGGCTTAGTAGACCTCTTGACATCCTTAGGAATTAATCCGGATTACATGATTAGTCATTCCGCTGGGGAACTCGGTTGTGCCTACGCGGATAAATGTCTTACAATTGAACAAACCATTTTGTCAGCATACTTTATAGGTTTGGCATGTGTCGAAGGAAAAGTAATTCGTAGCTCTATGGCACTTATCAGTCTTGATTACAAAAGCCTAGAAAATATGTGTTCAAcggatattgaaataatatgtcGCAATAGCGAAAACAGTAACATTGTGTGTGGACATACAGaatccataaaaaaatttataaaaagattacag cTTAATAATATTCACGTGAAAGAGCTCTACTGCGACGTACCATATCACAGTTCTTATCTCGCAACTGTGAAGACTCAGCTTCTGTTAAACTTAAACAATGTAATACCACAGCCAAAGAAACGGAGTTCAAAGTGGATCAGTTCTTCAATACCTCGAACGGAATGGTTCACTTCAGCGTCAAACTTATCATCGGCTGACTATCATGCGCGTAGCATATTAAATACTGTCCTCTTTGAACAAATAATGCCTCTGATTCCAAGTAACGCTGTGACTATCGAAATCGGACCAGACTGCATTTTGCAACACATTTTGAAAGAATCCTTGCATCCAAAAGTGACAAACATTGTATTAAAACAACGCACTAAACAAGATATCGAACTATTTTTACAAGGAATTGGTAAGCTCTACAATTGTGGTTTACAACCACAGGTTGCCAATTTATACCCACCAGTAAAATTTCCAGTTAGCCGAGGAACTCCTATGATCTCTCCATCAATCAG ATGGGATCATTCCAAAGATTGGTTTATAACTAGATACGAATCATACCAGTATTGTAAATCCAGAGAAAGGCATGTCGAAATCCTACTTAGCGATGAGGGCTATGATTATATGAGTGGACATATAATAGAtgggaaaaatttattaccgGCAACAGGTTATCTTGCACTTGTTTGGGAAACTGTAGGCATgataaaaaagcaaatatataCAACAATACCGATAATATTCGAAGATGTAAACTTTATTCGTGCTACCCATTTATCAAGCAATGAAGCTACAAAATTAACGATTGCAATACAGAAAG ATGGAAAGTTTGAAATAACTGAAGGAAACAGCATTGTAGTAACAGgtagaataaatatatcgaATGCAGATCAAGAAATTACttctacaaatatattacCAGAAAATAAGGAAGAAGAATATATGACTGCACGAGATATCtacaaagaattaaaattgcgTGGCTACCAGTACAGTGGTTGGTTTCGCGGATTACACAGCGCATCCATTTCAGGCAACAAAGGACATGTCGTTTGGAAAGGAAATTGGGTAACATTTATGGATAACATGCTACAAATGCATATTATCGGATATGACACCAGGAATTTGTATGTCCCTACGAGTATTCGAAAATTGGTGATTGATCCTACACTTCATGCTAACAAGCTACATTACGAAAGGAATAACGTGGCTGTTGCAACACAgacaaataaac ATGTCTTATTACcgatacatatatacagagaGATAGACACAATTATATCTGGCGGAGTAGAGATACAAGGCCTTAAGGCTACTCAGATTTCGCGTCGGAAATTAAACCAAGATGCTGTTATCGAACAATACAGATTTATAGCGCATCAAGATCACGTTGAGATTCCTTTAAATGAAGCGATTCGGATATCGGCGCAACTCGCGCTGGAAGATCATCAAATCACTAAAGTGAAAGCCATTGAATTGGTGGAAAACGCTGACGATGTTACATTAGAATTCCTTTCATCTTCGTTACTAATTCAGGCTTTTGAGGATATGCCAttaatacaaacaaatatCACTCTATTAACATCGCCAAATCGTTTTAGTTCAGCAGActtatcacaaaatattttaatcgctGATATGAACAAACCAACTGTAAACGATAAAGTCTTAATAGCTGCCGGATTTAATCTTTTGTCTAAACAACAAACTTCTTTAGAGCGACTTTTGTCATTTCTAAAAGAGGGTGGCTATCTGTTGACGCGTGAAAAGTGCGACATATGTGACTACAGCAAGTATCAACAACAATACGAATtaaacgttattcttaaaaaacgcactgataaagaaataattgttcTTCTGAAGAAGAAAGTTTATGTAAAGAACCGGATTGttgttcatataaataataataattttaactggttaaatgatttaaaaccGTTTGTAAGTGGCGAAAACAAACTCGAGGAGGATAGTAGAATCATAGTTGTTGGAGAGGGAGACTCTGAGTGTGGTCTGTTGGGTTTTGTTAACTGCTTGAGAAAAGAACCAGGTGGAGAACGTGTTAGGGGTGTGTTTATTCAAGACACGGAGGCTTCGAAATTTTCTCTTCAAGACCCCTTCTATTTAGAACAATTGAAGAAAGACATGACTGTCAATGTATTACggactaataaaatttggggTTCGTACAGACATTTACGATTACCACGACGGGAAGTTGAACCTGTTCCTACCGCTCACGTTAGCCAAACG ATTTGTGGTCATCTGAGCACATTTTGTTGGACAGAAAGTGATGTATCTGTCCGCTATCGTCGTGAAGACTTAGTACATGTTGTATATTCATCccttaattttaaagatgtaaTGCTTACTActggtaaattaataaataatatggcGCTTTCTCGAGGACGGTTATTTGAATGTAATCCTATTGGATTGGAATACGTTGGATTCGATGCCACAGGGCAACGAGTATTGGGAGTAAATTATactaa ttgtatAGCAAATGTTGTCGTAAAAAGTAAAGATTTATGTTGGAAAGTACCGGACGCATGGACATTTGAAGAAGCTGCGACAGTTCCATGCGTTTATAGTACAGTTTACCTCGCCTTATACATTTatggaaaaataagaaaaggcGATAAAATACTTATTCACTCTGGTACTGGTGGCATTGGACAGGCAGCTATTCATGTCGCTCTCAAAGAAGGATGCGAAGTGTTCACTACTGTAGGCACAAGCAACAAacgcaattttattaaaaaggtgTTTCCTACAATTTTGGATAAACATATTGGAAATTCTCGAGATACCAGCTTCGAACAAATGATAATGCAGCAAACGAACGGTCGCGGAGTTGACATTGTGTTGAATTCATTAGCAGAAGAGAAACTAATTGCCTCCGTTCGTTGTTTAGCTCAAAACGGTCGTTTTTTGGAGATCGGAAAATTTGATCTTGTTTCTAATAATCTTCTTTGCACTTTTGACTTTCAAAAAGGTATTAGCTTTCATGGAATTTTATTGGACAATATAGTTATTGATGATCATAAGTATAAatctgtattatataaaataataaacgatGATCTTAAGAACGGAACCATCAAACCTATCCAAGTAAAAGTTTTCCCGAAAACAGATATTGAAGAAGCTTTTAGATACATGGCGAGTGGAAAACACATTGGAAaa attattataaatattcgagaaaaaaataaacttttaaatgagCCCATTATCGCATATCGTCGTTATTATTGTCTCAAGaacaaaagttatattatattagggGGTTTGGGTGGATTTGGTTTGGAGTTAACAGACTGGCTAATATTTCGTGGTGCTAGAAACATAGTATTGGTTTCACGAAATGGGATAAAAAACGGTTACCAACGCATGAAGATTCGACTATGGGAATCATATGGTGTAAATGTGTTAATCATCAAGAATATCGATGTTGCTGATCCCGAAGGTTGTGAATACCTCTTGCGAACTGTAGAAAGCAAAGCACCAGTGGACGCGATATTCAACCTCGGTGTAGTGTTGAAAGATAATGTTCTAAAGAATCAAACGGCCGAGACATTTGCAGAGTCATTTCAGTCAAAGGCTCGAGCGACACAAAATTTGGACAAACTGTCCAGAAAGTTTTGCCCTAAACTAAAGCATTTCGTAGTGTTCTCTTCCGTTTCCTGTGGTAGAGGCAATGCTGGATAGACGAATTATGGCATGGCTAACTCTGTTATGGAAAGAGTGTGTGAAAAGAGAGCGGAGGAAGGGTTACCCGGATTGGCAATTCAATGGGGAGCTGTTGGTGACGTGGGTCTCGTCGCTGACATGCAGGAGGACGATAAGGAAGTGATTATCGGTGGTACcttacaacaaaaaatatcctACTGTCTTGACGaacttgataaatttttacttcaaagCCACCCTGTTGTGAGTAGTATGATAGTAGCTGAAAAGAAATTGGGATCTATCGGACATGGAAGTCCGACAGAAGCTGTCGCCGGTATTTTAG ATATAAAAGACATGAAAGTTGTAAGTCAACATACATCTCTGGCTGAACTTGGAATGGACTCCATGATGAACGTAGAAGTCAAACAAACTTTGGAGCGAGAATTTGATATACTTCTTACTTCACAAGAGATATCTAATCTCACTTTTGCGAAACTTAATAACATGTCCAAAATAGATGTCAGTGATAATAATGCGCAGAATAAAAAGGATCTTGATGAAGAGTCAAATGTCATAAAACTTTTAGTTGGTATTGTAAAAGACGAAGATTATATCTCCAAAATTTGTTTCGAACTTTcgactaaaaaaaagaatactacGACTGAAGTTTTTCTTGTACCAGGAATTGATGGATGTGGAACGGTATTTAACCatttaacagcaaatattaaattttcagcaACATCTTTGCATTAtagcataaataatattgatgcaACAGATGTCATATTGGAAACAACTAATCGTCTTACCAAT catATATTACCAAAATTAAAAGGCGGAAAAGACTTTGTAATGGTAGGATATTCCTTCGGGTCTATTATTGCAATTGAGTTAACAAGAAAATTGGAAGCCATGAAATTCAAAGGTCGTTTGGTTCTTATCGACGGCACTCCTGCACAAATGAAAatgatgtacaaaaattttacctcAAATTCTAACGATACGGATCTTCAGTTTGTCattttaactaatattatGGAAATTTATTCCCCCGGATCTAGTAAAAAG ATTGTAATGGAATTGGAGAAATGTAATACTTGGAAGGAGCGATACGATATTTTTGCAAGATCGTTTTTAGTTATGAATACGTTACTGTCTCcagcaaatttaaaaacgctGTGTATCACAGTTTATAAACATTCATCCGCTATTCGACACTACGATCCTTCTACCTTGCCACCAATTAAATCTCCCATAATTTTGCTAAAACCTACACAACCATTACATATATCAATGGCGGATGAAGATTATGGTTTGCataag gtTACTCAAAATATGATTCAAGTACATTACGTCGACGGTAATCATGTAACAATATTGAGAAATGAAGAAGTGTCAGCTGCAATTAATGGGGAACCACCTTTTATCATTTga